A stretch of the Candidatus Cloacimonadota bacterium genome encodes the following:
- a CDS encoding AI-2E family transporter — translation MNWNRLIFTLIILAACALAFVFYRPLLMYLLLALVLAYFVDPVITWMEYKRVPRWLGTLIVYLATIGLLAWLIVTYVPMLIREGNQFLALLSRTDRPLLQTILDLPGFRSLHELVENLDRSVPQMSLLTRFETFLQTAVTSVSEFPQLLISNYQPILGTLAMVLMLPIFSFFLLSDKKPIRRGMMSLVPNKYFEITLILLRKFDENVGRYLRAILLEMLAVGIMSTFVLSLVGVPYAVVIGAIAGLTNIIPYIGPWLGGILAALVILFSGMEPITILWMGLAMFLVQQIDNYVVYPAIIGKTMRMHPLLVILTVLAGSYFGGVFGMLLSVPLVYMSFSLLTALQKNLKEFRII, via the coding sequence ATGAACTGGAATCGCCTCATCTTCACGCTCATCATCCTGGCAGCCTGCGCCCTGGCCTTCGTTTTTTACCGCCCGCTGCTGATGTATCTGCTGCTGGCGCTGGTGCTGGCCTATTTCGTGGACCCCGTGATCACCTGGATGGAATACAAACGGGTGCCGCGCTGGCTGGGAACGCTGATCGTCTATCTGGCCACCATTGGGCTGCTGGCCTGGCTGATCGTCACCTACGTGCCCATGCTGATCAGGGAAGGCAACCAGTTCCTGGCCCTGCTCAGCCGCACGGACCGGCCTCTGCTGCAGACCATCCTGGACCTGCCGGGCTTCAGGTCGCTGCATGAATTGGTGGAAAACCTCGACCGCTCGGTTCCCCAGATGAGTCTGCTCACGCGCTTCGAAACTTTTTTACAGACGGCCGTCACCAGTGTCAGCGAATTTCCCCAGCTGCTGATCTCCAACTATCAGCCCATTCTCGGCACCCTGGCCATGGTGCTGATGCTGCCCATCTTTTCGTTCTTCCTGCTCAGCGACAAAAAACCCATCCGTCGCGGCATGATGAGCCTGGTGCCCAACAAATATTTCGAGATCACCCTGATCCTGCTCCGGAAATTCGACGAGAACGTGGGCAGATATCTTCGCGCCATCCTGCTGGAAATGCTCGCCGTGGGCATCATGTCCACTTTCGTGCTCAGCCTGGTGGGGGTGCCCTACGCCGTGGTGATCGGCGCCATAGCCGGCCTCACCAACATCATTCCCTACATCGGTCCCTGGCTGGGAGGCATCCTCGCCGCTTTGGTGATCCTGTTCAGCGGAATGGAACCGATAACGATCCTGTGGATGGGCCTGGCGATGTTTTTGGTGCAGCAGATCGACAACTATGTGGTCTATCCCGCCATCATCGGTAAAACCATGAGAATGCACCCTCTGCTGGTGATCCTCACCGTGCTGGCCGGCAGCTATTTTGGCGGCGTGTTCGGCATGTTGCTCTCCGTGCCTTTGGTTTACATGAGCTTCAGCCTGCTCACCGCTTTGCAAAAAAACCTGAAAGAATTCCGCATCATCTGA
- a CDS encoding response regulator transcription factor codes for MSLIYIVEDSPDVLSIEQTLLEGSGYRVRSFRDARSLLKGLTEEIPDLLMLDLALPDRDGLEVCRDLKSDPVFRSIPIIMVTGRMEHQDIVTGLDLGAEDYICKPFDKDELTARVRAILRRGGGVNLSGTLEIASGLRLDLQRQELLTATEKIFLTPSEFRILHLLATRPDWAFRRSEILDHLWGDDKIVVERTVDVHVSNLRDKLGVHSGLIQKVHGVGYSFNPKPEQGEEED; via the coding sequence ATGAGCTTGATTTATATCGTTGAAGACTCGCCGGACGTGCTGTCCATCGAGCAAACTTTGTTGGAAGGCTCCGGCTATAGGGTGCGGAGCTTCCGGGATGCCAGGTCTTTGCTGAAAGGACTGACGGAAGAAATTCCGGATCTCCTGATGCTGGACCTGGCGCTTCCCGATCGCGACGGGCTGGAAGTCTGCCGCGACCTCAAATCCGATCCCGTGTTCCGGTCCATCCCCATCATCATGGTAACGGGACGCATGGAGCATCAGGACATCGTTACAGGGCTGGACCTGGGCGCGGAAGACTATATCTGCAAACCATTCGACAAAGACGAACTCACAGCCCGTGTGCGCGCCATCCTGCGCCGCGGCGGCGGGGTGAATCTCAGCGGTACCCTGGAAATAGCTTCCGGCCTGCGTTTGGACCTGCAACGCCAGGAATTGCTCACCGCCACGGAAAAGATCTTCCTCACTCCCTCGGAATTCCGCATCCTGCATCTGCTGGCCACCCGCCCGGATTGGGCTTTCCGGCGCAGCGAGATCCTCGACCACCTCTGGGGCGACGACAAGATCGTGGTGGAACGCACCGTGGACGTGCATGTGAGCAATTTGCGCGACAAACTGGGAGTCCACAGCGGCTTGATCCAAAAAGTGCACGGCGTAGGCTATAGCTTCAATCCGAAACCGGAGCAGGGCGAAGAAGAAGACTGA
- a CDS encoding phosphoenolpyruvate carboxykinase (ATP), whose protein sequence is MASKSSAEYYGSLKEMSPIRAIAETLMNSHNVRKIDIREAYEMAKKQPGVTVTDLPVYPEFVKLHGLPADAKVLDDCHGNIIGRTAKARRFYHRLDASKKNKLEGDFREAVWQMQHYPLVKAEAILGMDKDLMLKATFITTESDVANVYNWLLNFAPYEQLKEQYEASPKLPIQDVIIVAFNEWTCDDPFYNNVGAPQLALVDEKHNVIVNLGMRYFGERKKGTLTLAWTSGIRIGMAACHGGIKELDFSTCNDPRFHALGKRSIAFYGLSGTGKSSHTNSHDNAGTMPAGVSKVVLHDDAFQIDLENKICRVWEPTLFDKTDSRPPDHPDWKYTLAVMNHTVLNLDGKRLPVGQDTRNQNGRALLDRALLGNYVNRCAFPKALVWLMKDSVLPPILKLADKHLAIAMGAALMTQRNRAENVTEEDLKKLVFEPFANPFRVYELYRDVEAFIHVADNGADFYCFNSRGYWKESDDALEAIPLKTSLTLQTAILLDQLQWEPWAALPGAMIPTRESVEKILPGYYDLYDPAKRGNLDKYQELLKDRFQQRRDYLMGSDLQEKPELQKQVVEALNLKI, encoded by the coding sequence ATGGCCAGCAAAAGCAGTGCCGAATACTACGGCAGCCTGAAAGAGATGTCTCCCATCCGCGCCATCGCCGAGACACTCATGAACTCTCACAACGTGCGCAAGATCGACATCCGCGAAGCCTATGAAATGGCAAAAAAACAACCCGGCGTAACCGTTACCGACCTTCCCGTCTATCCTGAATTCGTTAAACTGCACGGTCTTCCAGCCGATGCCAAGGTGCTGGACGACTGCCACGGCAACATCATTGGCCGCACCGCCAAGGCCCGCCGGTTCTATCACCGCCTTGATGCCAGCAAGAAAAACAAGCTGGAGGGCGACTTCCGCGAAGCCGTCTGGCAAATGCAGCATTATCCGCTGGTGAAGGCGGAGGCGATCCTTGGCATGGACAAGGATCTGATGCTGAAAGCCACCTTCATCACCACGGAAAGCGACGTGGCCAACGTTTACAACTGGCTGCTGAACTTCGCGCCCTACGAGCAGCTCAAAGAGCAGTATGAAGCCAGCCCCAAACTGCCCATCCAGGATGTCATCATTGTCGCTTTCAACGAATGGACCTGCGACGATCCTTTCTACAACAACGTTGGCGCGCCTCAGCTGGCCCTCGTGGATGAAAAACACAACGTGATCGTCAACCTGGGCATGCGCTATTTCGGCGAACGCAAGAAAGGAACCCTCACCCTGGCCTGGACTTCCGGCATCCGCATTGGCATGGCGGCCTGCCACGGCGGCATCAAGGAACTGGACTTTTCCACCTGCAATGACCCCCGATTCCACGCCCTCGGCAAGCGCTCCATCGCCTTCTACGGCCTTTCCGGCACGGGAAAATCCTCCCACACGAACAGCCACGACAACGCCGGCACCATGCCAGCGGGAGTTTCCAAAGTGGTGCTGCACGACGACGCCTTCCAGATCGACCTTGAGAACAAGATCTGCCGCGTGTGGGAACCAACCCTCTTCGACAAGACGGACAGCCGCCCGCCGGACCATCCGGACTGGAAATACACCCTCGCCGTGATGAACCACACGGTTCTGAACCTCGATGGCAAACGGCTTCCCGTGGGTCAGGACACCCGCAACCAGAACGGCCGCGCCCTGCTCGACCGCGCTTTGCTGGGAAATTACGTGAACCGCTGCGCCTTCCCCAAAGCCCTGGTCTGGCTGATGAAGGATTCCGTGCTGCCGCCCATCCTCAAATTGGCGGACAAACATCTCGCCATCGCCATGGGCGCCGCGCTCATGACACAGCGCAACCGCGCCGAGAACGTCACCGAGGAAGACCTTAAAAAACTGGTTTTCGAGCCTTTCGCCAATCCCTTCCGGGTTTATGAACTCTATCGCGACGTTGAGGCCTTCATCCATGTGGCCGACAATGGCGCGGATTTCTATTGCTTCAATTCCCGCGGCTACTGGAAAGAATCCGACGACGCGCTGGAAGCCATTCCGCTCAAAACCTCGCTCACCCTCCAGACCGCCATCCTGCTCGACCAGCTGCAGTGGGAACCCTGGGCCGCCCTGCCCGGCGCCATGATCCCCACCCGCGAGAGCGTAGAAAAGATCCTCCCTGGCTATTACGACCTCTACGATCCTGCCAAACGTGGCAACCTGGACAAATACCAGGAACTGCTGAAAGACCGCTTCCAGCAGCGCCGCGATTACCTTATGGGCAGCGACCTCCAGGAAAAACCCGAACTCCAGAAACAGGTGGTGGAAGCCCTCAACCTGAAAATCTGA
- a CDS encoding pyridoxal phosphate-dependent aminotransferase family protein: protein MSLIDKCYSFQDARRAMASGYYPYFREISSEQDTEVICNGQKMLMLGSNSYLGLTIHPKVKEASIAAVKKYGSGCAGSRFLNGTLDIHIQLEEELARLVGKGAALAYPTGYQANVGCISAMVNKDEFMITDKFDHASIIDGCALSLGTMLRFNHNDMASLERVLQKIEGKNSLIIVDGIFSMEGDIADLPEIVKLTQKYGASLMVDEAHSLGVLGNRGAGAAAHFGLTAETDLIMGTFSKSLASVGGFIAADEDVIHYLKHKSRALIFSASLPPASTASVLAALKIMESEPERIERLWEITHYMLKEFQAMGYNTGTSCTPVIPLHVGEMQVAFEMWKRLGEEGVFINPVVPPAVPPNSCLIRTSFMATHTNAQLDFALDKFRAIGKELGVI, encoded by the coding sequence ATGAGTCTGATCGACAAATGCTACTCCTTCCAAGACGCCAGGCGCGCCATGGCCTCCGGCTACTATCCCTACTTCCGCGAAATATCTTCGGAACAGGATACCGAGGTGATCTGCAACGGCCAGAAAATGCTGATGCTGGGCTCCAACAGCTATCTGGGGCTCACCATCCATCCCAAGGTGAAGGAAGCCTCCATCGCCGCGGTGAAAAAATACGGCAGCGGCTGTGCCGGATCGCGTTTCCTGAACGGCACCCTGGACATCCACATCCAGCTGGAAGAGGAACTGGCCCGCCTCGTGGGCAAAGGTGCCGCCCTGGCCTATCCCACCGGTTATCAGGCCAACGTGGGCTGCATCTCCGCGATGGTGAACAAAGACGAATTCATGATCACCGACAAGTTCGACCACGCCTCCATCATCGACGGCTGCGCGCTCTCCCTGGGCACCATGCTGCGTTTCAACCACAACGACATGGCCTCCCTGGAGCGGGTTTTGCAAAAGATCGAAGGCAAGAACAGCCTGATCATCGTGGACGGTATCTTCTCGATGGAAGGCGACATCGCCGACCTGCCGGAGATCGTGAAACTCACCCAAAAATACGGTGCCAGCCTGATGGTGGACGAAGCCCATTCCCTGGGCGTTTTGGGCAACAGGGGGGCTGGTGCCGCCGCGCATTTTGGCCTCACCGCCGAAACCGATCTGATCATGGGGACCTTCAGCAAATCCCTGGCCTCCGTGGGTGGCTTCATCGCCGCCGACGAGGATGTGATCCACTATCTGAAACACAAATCCCGCGCCCTGATCTTCTCCGCTTCGCTGCCTCCGGCCTCCACGGCCAGCGTGCTGGCGGCCCTCAAGATCATGGAGTCGGAGCCCGAGCGGATCGAACGCCTTTGGGAGATCACCCACTACATGCTGAAAGAGTTCCAGGCCATGGGTTACAACACCGGCACGTCCTGCACGCCCGTGATCCCGCTGCATGTGGGCGAGATGCAGGTCGCCTTTGAAATGTGGAAACGCCTCGGCGAGGAGGGTGTCTTCATCAATCCCGTGGTGCCCCCGGCCGTGCCACCGAATTCCTGTCTCATCCGCACGTCCTTCATGGCCACCCACACCAACGCGCAGTTGGATTTCGCCCTGGACAAATTCCGCGCCATCGGCAAGGAACTCGGCGTGATCTGA